From Phaeodactylum tricornutum CCAP 1055/1 chromosome 11, complete sequence, one genomic window encodes:
- a CDS encoding predicted protein, whose protein sequence is MEWPYWTSASPQKPYPSSFPPSRDLPPPPSDFPNDQEQSSSGGDDAIEGTWLNIRRLSNVSEDDEDDWSEGPPASGYGTDAYDDGSRKQSLRRCGFRCSRYRLALATLIVLAIAAGGVFIGAIVTKRKDDGPAATSVETNPNTPTTAPTVRVTSSPSVTNSGNGNSTTAGALQATVQLSLDSVEQLLSDEGKEFMGLATLEFLRASNALNDDANTTLQPVSYRSVTVTDQALITGTATAAAIEGPVRTRGQQRQLQRPTSLRVELSVQGVAALADNTTNLSDGAFGSQIATAIATNPEVYRSVLQADGNEVFQNLTTIGVRVAEDTLAAAVPSSSPMSASESPSILASSNSPTVTLSAVPTNSVSTSPTLVPEPSASPSTLPSVAVAASTPPSLLPVTVAPTNLVVTVSPTAIPQALPASPTASPSIPGTTAGTPRVCNGVAGLCDVRVNDAVFGMVHNAMSTQPDNFLSFNHEDTLEDALTAGFRGINVDVGICDGQIVLFHAFCFLGTRDVVDTFSNIHNFLTQNPNEVLIVSLQIELVDLQQLANLLGGVPGLTDRFYDHALGADWPTLGELIDAGTNIVLFHYNGPSCDQVVCPPAFLDYFRFVVETEFNFQSLAEIRDQFNSCALDRGSSGFRNFYGVNVFITLPNAAAADVLNTVGFLNPHISACEAQTSNQVNLVLVDFWKRGNVLDYVRLRNLQRVAVLN, encoded by the coding sequence ATGGAATGGCCCTACTGGACCTCCGCATCGCCACAAAAACCTTACCCCTCCTCGTTTCCACCGTCCCGCGACCTGCCGCCGCCTCCGTCCGACTTTCCCAACGATCAGGAACAATCCAGTAGCGGTGGAGATGATGCTATTGAAGGAACGTGGCTTAACATCCGCCGCTTGAGCAACGTATCagaagatgacgaggacgactgGTCGGAAGGTCCCCCGGCCAGCGGATACGGAACGGACGCCTACGACGACGGCTCTCGCAAGCAATCGCTCCGGCGATGCGGGTTTCGCTGCTCGCGATACCGACTCGCACTAGCAACCCTGATTGTACTCGCCATTGCTGCTGGCGGTGTCTTTATTGGCGCCATTGTCACCAAACGAAAAGACGACGGACCCGCCGCAACGAGTGTCGAGACGAATCCGAATACCCCGACCACGGCGCCCACCGTGCGAGTTACGTCGTCGCCCTCCGTCACCAACAGCGGCAACGGCAATAGTACTACTGCTGGTGCATTGCAAGCCACTGTACAACTCTCACTGGACAGTGTGGAACAACTCCTCTCCGACGAAGGGAAGGAATTTATGGGACTTGCCACCCTGGAATTCTTACGAGCGTCGAACGCTctcaacgacgacgccaacacGACGCTACAGCCGGTGTCCTACCGTTCCGTTACTGTAACGGACCAAGCATTGATCACGggcaccgccaccgccgccgctaTTGAAGGACCCGTCCGTACTCGtggacaacaacgacagttGCAAAGGCCTACCAGTCTTCGTGTCGAGCTCTCGGTACAGGGTGTAGCAGCGTTAGCCGACAATACAACAAACCTCTCCGATGGGGCCTTCGGGTCGCAAATCGCCACCGCTATCGCTACCAACCCAGAAGTTTATCGATCCGTGTTACAGGCGGATGGCAACGAAGTGTTTCAAAATCTGACGACCATTGGAGTGCGCGTTGCGGAAGACACCCTCGCTGCTGCCGTACCCAGTTCATCGCCTATGAGTGCTTCGGAATCACCTTCGATTCTGGCCAGCAGCAATAGTCCCACGGTAACGTTATCTGCGGTACCCACAAACTCTGTTAGCACGTCCCCCACACTTGTTCCGGAACCCAGTGCTTCGCCGAGCACTTTGCCTAGCGTTGCTGTAGCTGCTTCTACGCCGCCGAGTTTACTGCCTGTGACAGTAGCTCCGACCAACCTAGTCGTGACAGTGTCCCCCACGGCCATTCCGCAAGCCCTCCCTGCTTCCCCGACAGCATCTCCTTCCATACCCGGAACCACGGCAGGCACTCCGCGGGTGTGCAACGGCGTGGCCGGACTTTGTGACGTTCGCGTTAACGATGCCGTCTTTGGGATGGTCCACAACGCCATGTCGACGCAACCCGACAATTTTCTGTCCTTCAACCACGAAGACACCCTCGAAGACGCCCTGACGGCTGGTTTTCGAGGGATCAATGTGGACGTAGGAATATGCGATGGACAAATTGTGCTTTTTCACGCGTTTTGCTTTCTGGGAACGCGAGACGTGGTCGACACCTTTTCGAATATTCATAATTTCTTGACGCAAAATCCCAACGAAGTACTGATTGTGTCGTTGCAAATTGAATTAGTGGATCTACAGCAGTTGGCGAATCTTTTGGGAGGCGTTCCAGGCTTGACGGATCGATTCTACGACCACGCTTTGGGAGCGGACTGGCCCACCCTAGGCGAACTGATCGACGCCGGCACGAATATTGTTCTGTTTCATTACAACGGCCCAAGCTGCGATCAAGTAGTCTGTCCACCAGCCTTTTTGGATTACTTTCGGTTCGTAGTCGAGACGGAATTTAATTTTCAAAGCTTAGCCGAGATCCGAGACCAGTTCAACTCGTGCGCACTGGATCGGGGCAGCTCGGGCTTTCGGAATTTCTACGGCGTCAACGTGTTCATCACGTTACCCAATGCCGCCGCGGCGGACGTTCTCAACACGGTAGGCTTTTTGAATCCGCACATATCGGCGTGCGAGGCCCAAACGTCCAACCAGGTTAATCTGGTTTTGGTagacttttggaaacgtGGGAATGTGTTGGATTACGTGCGATTACGGAATTTGCAACGCGTTGCCGTCCTAAACTAG
- a CDS encoding predicted protein — MFQQPSPQSTTDTLGDPSTTLWTVRALLAAGIVYTATEYVADITLCEGPSMSPTIRPSGDIILLDKWSPRRYGLQYGSDGGQRAQRARQAQDAFLRKQTVDRDDADHVWHEPRIPVSDLIGKASWREVWRQVTSPLQVGDVVVVHHPSRKGTVCKRVLGLPGDQVLPERVLGSGVRGRLVVVPDGHLWLEGDNPANSADSRSYGPVPAALTRGTGALSGVAPA; from the coding sequence ATGTTTCAACAACCCTCCCCCCAGTCTACCACGGATACACTCGGTGATCCGTCAACGACCTTGTGGACTGTCCGGgccttgttggcggcggGGATAGTGTACACGGCGACCGAGTATGTGGCGGACATTACTCTGTGCGAAGGACCGAGCATGTCGCCGACCATTCGTCCCTCGGGCGATATCATTCTATTGGACAAGTGGAGTCCGCGACGTTACGGACTGCAATACGGTAGCGACGGAGGTCAACGTGCTCAACGAGCCCGACAAGCCCAAGACGCCTTTCTCCGAAAACAAACGGTGGACCGGGACGATGCGGACCACGTTTGGCACGAACCTCGTATTCCCGTGAGTGATCTGATCGGCAAGGCCAGTTGGCGGGAAGTGTGGAGACAGGTCACTTCGCCGCTTCAAGTGGGTGACGTGGTCGTGGTGCACCATCCGTCCCGTAAGGGCACCGTCTGCAAGCGCGTGCTGGGCTTGCCCGGCGATCAAGTCTTGCCGGAACGCGTTCTGGGAAGTGGCGTCCGCGGTAGATTGGTGGTAGTCCCTGACGGACACCTTTGGCTGGAAGGAGACAATCCGGCTAATTCGGCCGATTCCCGTTCCTACGGCCCCGTCCCCGCGGCACTTACTCGTGGGACGGGTGCTCTTTCGGGTGTGGCCCCTGCGTAG
- a CDS encoding predicted protein: MASLISTYGSLRRFEDARRVFLTIEGPVDAACLRAILFACSTASPPQWNEALVLLHTCDVIGGTRSPTHMDSIAVSNAMLACSKADQWEESLQLLRLYGDNATSPLALNSLIASCGRGGRPDMAIEVLNEMRVYGLQPDTVSYRNAVIACNQAEHEMHRAARNHREVRLAQDEVGFAWWECALSLLRRMQEEGQQPDTQTFSSAISACESAGQWQRALRVLQSTLDDGDDSKLNLYCFNAAIAACEKGGAWVEALEIYERMKAHGGSLRPNFVTIASLVLALDRGGQKELAQEVYREGAQQLRVVQPWRYTQNAQEERVRAMDLHTFSAAMSRAALRSYLERLLAKETVVPADDWIIIVGQGRHSVEEPVLLPTVWRLLQYEYKLPVTTNPVNPGRLVVQSRDLSVLVKTKSWR; the protein is encoded by the coding sequence ATGGCTTCTCTTATCAGTACATACGGTTCGCTCCGTCGCTTTGAAGATGCCCGACGGGTTTTCCTCACGATTGAAGGGCCCGTGGATGCTGCTTGTCTTCGAGCTATTCTTTTTGCCTGCAGCACGGCGAGTCCACCACAATGGAACGAGGCCCTCGTGCTACTACACACGTGTGACGTGATCGGTGGCACCCGTTCACCAACGCACATGGATTCAATCGCCGTCAGCAACGCCATGCTGGCTTGCTCCAAGGCGGATCAGTGGGAAGAGTCGTTGCAGCTTTTGCGCTTGTACGGCGATAATGCCACGTCGCCGTTGGCACTGAATTCACTGATTGCTTCCTGCGGCCGCGGGGGTCGGCCCGATATGGCGATAGAAGTATTGAACGAAATGCGTGTATATGGCTTGCAGCCCGACACAGTGAGTTACCGGAATGCTGTGATCGCCTGCAATCAAGCCGAACACGAAATGCATCGTGCGGCACGTAACCATCGCGAGGTCCGGTTGGCTCAGGACGAAGTAGGTTTTGCGTGGTGGGAATGCGCCTTATCTTTACTGCGCCGCATGCAAGAAGAAGGTCAGCAACCCGATACACAAACCTTTTCATCGGCAATCAGTGCGTGCGAATCGGCTGGTCAATGGCAACGCGCCTTGCGTGTTCTGCAGTCAACTCTGGATGACGGCGACGATTCCAAGCTGAATTTGTATTGTTTCAACGCTGCCATTGCAGCTTGTGAAAAGGGAGGGGCCTGGGTGGAGGCCTTGGAAATATACGAACGCATGAAAGCTCACGGAGGAAGCCTTCGTCCTAACTTTGTGACGATCGCGAGCTTGGTATTGGCGCTGGATCGTGGCGGTCAAAAAGAGCTGGCTCAAGAAGTCTACCGGGAAGGGGCACAGCAATTGCGAGTGGTGCAGCCCTGGCGCTACACTCAGAATGCACAAGAAGAACGTGTGCGTGCCATGGACCTCCACACATTTTCGGCGGCCATGTCCAGAGCTGCTCTGCGCAGTTACTTGGAGCGTCTGTTGGCGAAGGAAACCGTGGTGCCGGCGGACGATTGGATTATAATTGTTGGTCAGGGTCGGCACAGTGTCGAGGAACCAGTCCTACTGCCAACGGTGTGGAGACTATTGCAATACGAGTACAAACTTCCCGTCACCACGAATCCAGTCAATCCGGGCCGCCTTGTGGTGCAATCCCGCGACTTAAGCGTGTTGGTGAAAACGAAAAGTTGGCGATAA
- a CDS encoding predicted protein produces the protein RSSSLPAPTLQLTGHAGSVYALAYSPSGQTLCSASFDKTCLLWNHGTYENFKTLTGHKNAVLDVTWCDEDCIVTASADKAVFVWDALTGTRLRQWKAHEGVVNAVDSITEHTVVSASDDGTCRVWDRRQKSAVMTLRNNSTNHDSDTAGTPLPITALAATSTHAYTGGIDNLITCWDLKTQRKQYAMKGHADTITSLAMHPEETHVLSNSMDNTLQSWDIRPFVTGPNRHHKTFVGHKHNAEKGLLKCAWSGSAGGGGGGGSMVTAGSADKFVHVWDEFSTEELYLLPGHQGCVNVVAFHPVENVVCSGSSDKQIYVGELS, from the coding sequence CGATCTTCCTCACTGCCGGCACCTACCCTCCAACTCACCGGCCACGCGGGTTCCGTCTATGCTCTCGCCTACAGTCCGTCCGGTCAAACCTTGTGTAGCGCTAGTTTCGACAAGACCTGCTTGCTGTGGAACCACGGCACGTACGAAAATTTCAAAACGCTGACGGGTCACAAGAATGCCGTCTTAGACGTCACTTGGTGTGACGAGGATTGCATCGTCACCGCCTCCGCTGACAAGGCAGTGTTCGTCTGGGATGCGCTCACAGGGACACGCTTGCGACAATGGAAGGCACACGAAGGAGTGGTCAATGCAGTTGACTCCATAACGGAACACACCGTCGTATCGGCGAGTGACGATGGAACCTGTCGCGTTTGGGATCGACGACAAAAGTCGGCCGTAATGACGTTACGAAACAATAGTACGAATCACGACTCGGATACAGCTGGTACTCCTTTACCGATTACAGCGCTTGCTGCGACGTCGACCCACGCGTATACGGGAGGGATTGACAATCTCATTACGTGCTGGGATTTGAAAACACAACGGAAGCAATACGCTATGAAAGGACACGCGGACACCATTACCAGTCTCGCTATGCATCCGGAAGAAACGCACGTCCTCAGTAATAGCATGGATAACACACTACAAAGTTGGGATATTCGTCCTTTTGTGACCGGCCCCAACCGACACCACAAAACGTTTGTCGGCCACAAACACAACGCCGAAAAGGGTCTCTTAAAGTGTGCTTGGAGCGGAAGCgcgggtggtggtggaggcggTGGCAGCATGGTGACGGCCGGTTCTGCCGATAAATTTGTTCATGTATGGGATGAGTTTTCAACCGAAGAACTCTACCTTCTGCCGGGGCATCAGGGCTGTGTCAACGTGGTGGCCTTTCACCCCGTTGAAAACGTCGTCTGCTCGGGCTCCAGTGATAAACAAATATATGTAGGGGAACTTTCGTGA
- a CDS encoding predicted protein produces the protein MSNLVKTSVKTVKRAASATMNHMLDQQEQHEYRWEELQSIEQRRRAILLRVEDSFWKTLLYWDGTVLRNIVRDSLFWLTVAIFVAVRVQARLELPDFVANLTTDNVTVVGGFLTFFLVFYVNQNHRRYFGLYSDSMACKGRIFDVATLAVVTLPMDRATRLVRYMNAAHAAGYVGLSQIYPKFGLVNGYGARRMNEINLDHGGSCNRELIAWCLMEIQHARSEKLLDPELANTFRTQILQLRASIGQLYNAADLPIPFFYIHFITLLTALYLPLQAISAALNAGTGDETHWTADLIAGLIVVLQSVFVIGLRTLGQKMSDPYGDDLIDLSVIHYVTFTWTMSNRVLESQFPESINWSDEQELKWQSKPLGSAWEPPKEMRTRAEDPQRSQFEAMHTKLGAV, from the exons ATGAGTAACCTGGTTAAGACATCCGTCAAGACTGTGAAACGGGCTGCGTCGGCAACCATGAATCATATGCTAGACCAGCAGGAACAGCACGAGTATCGGTGGGAAGAATTGCAATCAATCGAACAACGCCGAAGAGCTATCTTGTTGCGTGTCGAAGAttcgttttggaaaacaCTTTTGTACTGGGATGGGACTGTCCTGCGCAATATTGTGCGTGATTCGCTCTTTTGGCTGACCGTCGCCATTTTTGTAGCCGTCCGGGTTCAGGCCCGCCTCGAGCTACCCGATTTTGTGGCCAATTTAACCACGGACAATGTGACCGTTGTGGGCGGTTTCTTGACattctttcttgttttttaCGTCAATCAAAATCATCGTCGTTACTTTGGTTTGTATTCGGACAGTATGGCCTGCAAAGGTCGTATTTTTGATGTGGCGACCTTGGCCGTCGTTACCCTGCCGATGGATCGGGCCACGCGATTGGTCCGCTACATGAACGCGGCACACGCAGCCGGATACGTCGGTTTGTCCCAAATTTATCCAA AGTTTGGGCTTGTTAACGGATACGGAGCTCGCCGTATGAACGAGATTAATCTCGATCATGGAGGTTCCTGCAATCGGGAACTGATTGCCTGGTGCCTGATGGAAATACAACATGCAAGGAGTGAGAAGTTGCTCGATCCAGAGCTTGCCAATACCTTTCGGACGCAAATTTTGCAACTACGGGCCAGCATTGGTCAACTGTACAACGCCGCCGATCTACCGATCCCCTTCTTTTACATACATTTCATCACTCTCCTGACGGCATTGTATTTGCCACTCCAGGCTATTTCGGCTGCCCTTAACGCCGGTACCGGTGACGAGACGCACTGGACGGCCGACCTTATTGCTGGACtcattgttgttttgcaaTCCGTTTTTGTCATTGGGTTGCGCACGTTAGGACAGAAAATGTCGGATCCGTACGGGGACGATCTGATCGACTTGTCCGTCATCCACTACGTTACTTTCACGTGGACCATGAGCAATCGAGTACTGGAAAGCCAATTTCCGGAATCCATCAATTGGTCGGACGAGCAAGAATTGAAATGGCAAAGCAAACCTCTGGGTTCGGCGTGGGAACCGCCGAAAGAAATGAGAACTCGCGCCGAGGATCCCCAAAGATCGCAGTTCGAAGCCATGCATACCAAATTGGGAGCCGTGTAG
- a CDS encoding predicted protein: MSKRKGEDLPVSPDDFSPPGVKTRSIRKSGKRQRRIQVAEESDAEPSSPSVAAFQNPPSSSSSIPTDRQSNNNNNNNNKKDDDDRDDSSDPEDPMEDSNRRRRTNPSKTHDTARRKAPPAASGSPKEAGENVPLSRRLDYRETDTRKESPTTLPTESVLRERDVLENGHDKTTTDDVDAEEHRRNNDHDDVRPHVSVHIRVYQFVTELVAGPTSAPQVETEMDVPVNTDTASAGSRTWMQLSWVWVLLILAWHIICFPLAINPGLVTVSSTGNYLTTVYRAQAKLAQAVQGLQTVQHQQLARLRTARIALEQAENAFRSQQLAAEENLARLEQSWETEASSVMERLEKEEATARTLNHWIEQVLVEVPDDEEEEEYVEAVSVPPEIRNVLGPTQDALLDSSFITLWDVPEPVICETPDVSGLAGGLYKEDVEQAISDLITDIVQVDEEMEEMVRKWVENYLDTKAGDAMTTTTTADANIPPLDGVVDADALKKLRAFIDGRMEVERADQTGLIDYASLLNGARIIRVGDRSTSMSLVDQLPVFNRLAALLSLRFYGHGPEAALLPTYPPNALGQCWSFEPPASRRSGPFGVLTVQLSRPIHVQSVSIEHPPPELTDKSQTAIRSFRIEGFEDTQTHGKAHSLGSFEYDGQKGLRQDFDVDRNVPRLQSISLVVDTNWGEPYACLYRFRVHGQE, translated from the exons ATGTCGAAACGCAAAGGCGAAGATCTCCCGGTGTCGCCCGATGACTTTTCACCCCCGGGTGTGAAAACACGTTCGATTCGGAAAAGTGGGAAACGTCAACGGCGGATCCAAGTAGCCGAAGAGTCGGACGCCGAACCCTCGTCTCCGTCCGTCGCGGCTTTTCAAAACCCaccatcttcgtcgtcatcgataCCAACTGATCGAcaatccaacaacaacaacaacaacaacaacaagaaggatgacgacgacagGGACGATTCGTCGGATCCCGAAGACCCCATGGAAGACTCgaatcgacgacgacgaaccAACCCGA GTAAAACACACGACACTGCACGGCGCAAGGCTCCACCCGCCGCATCCGGCAGCCCTAAGGAAGCGGGAGAGAACGTTCCACTTTCCCGTCGACTAGACTATCGAGAAACCGATACTCGCAAGGAATCTCCAACAACGTTGCCTACCGAATCGGTTTTGCGGGAACGGGACGTGTTGGAAAACGGACACGACAAAACCACCACAGACGACGTTGATGCGGAGGAGCATCGCCGCAACAACGACCACGACGACGTTCGTCCACACGTTTCGGTACACATTCGCGTTTACCAGTTTGTGACGGAACTCGTTGCGGGACCGACCAGCGCACCCCAGGTCGAGACGGAAATGGACGTACCGGTAAATACGGATACTGCGTCTGCGGGATCACGCACATGGATGCAGCTGTCCTGGGTTTGGGTCCTACTCATCCTCGCGTGGCACATCATTTGCTTTCCATTGGCCATCAATCCAGGCTTGGTCACGGTATCGTCTACGGGCAATTACCTGACAACGGTCTATCGAG CACAGGCCAAGCTGGCGCAAGCGGTGCAAGGTCTGCAAACCGTACAACATCAGCAGCTGGCGCGATTGCGCACCGCGCGGATCGCGCTGGAACAAGCCGAGAACGCGTTTCGGTCACAACAACTCGCCGCGGAAGAGAATCTGGCGAGACTGGAACAGAGTTGGGAGACCGAGGCGTCTTCTGTGATGGAGCGATTGGAGAAAGAGGAAGCAACGGCTCGGACATTGAATCACTGGATCGAACAAGTCTTGGTGGAAGTtccggacgacgaagaggaagaagaatacgTGGAGGCGGTATCTGTGCCGCCCGAAATTCGCAATGTTCTCGGCCCCACACAAGACGCGCTGTTGGACTCTTCGTTCATCACGCTATGGGATGTTCCCGAACCAGTGATTTGCGAAACACCCGATGTCAGCGGTCTAGCTGGTGGGCTATACAAGGAAGATGTGGAGCAAGCCATTTCGGACCTAATAACAGATATTGTACAAGTTGATgaggaaatggaagaaatggtccGAAAATGGGTGGAAAACTATCTGGACACCAAAGCAGGAGATgcaatgacgacgacgaccaccGCCGATGCTAATATACCGCCATTGGATGGTGTCGTCGACGCTGATGCATTGAAGAAGCTCCGCGCGTTCATTGACGGCCGTATGGAGGTTGAACGTGCCGACCAAACTGGCTTAATTGACTACGCATCGTTACTGAATGGTGCTCGGATTATAAGGGTGGGCGACCGGTCAACTAGTATGTCGCTCGTAGACCAACTACCGGTCTTTAATCGGTTGGCCGCTCTACTTTCGCTTCGCTTTTACGGACACGGACCGGAAGCGGCTCTGCTACCCACGTATCCACCCAATGCTCTCGGGCAATGTTGGTCCTTTGAGCCACCAGCCAGTAGGCGAAGCGGTCCCTTTGGTGTATTGACGGTGCAGCTTTCACGCCCAATTCACGTGCAGAGTGTTTCTATTGAACACCCACCACCCGAACTGACGGACAAATCCCAGACAGCAATCCGGTCCTTTCGTATCGAGGGCTTTGAAGATACGCAAACACACGGCAAAGCGCACTCCCTCGGCTCGTTCGAGTACGACGGCCAGAAAGGTCTGCGTCAAGATTTCGATGTAGACCGAAACGTTCCGCGGTTGCAATCCATCAGTTTAGTCGTTGACACGAACTGGGGCGAACCGTACGCTTGTCTCTACCGGTTCCGAGTACACGGTCAGGAGTAG